TAATTGACGATGGATACCTGAAAAGCAATGAAACGCATATCACATCAGATAAGCATCAGATGGATGTGTGGTCCGATTTATCCCACATACCGAATTTGACGAATCTGCGAAAATTTTACAATGCAGCCGCTCTGCATTTACCGTGTGCAATCGAATATTGTTAAGCGGGTATGAACCAATCGTTATTCGATTGGTCTTCACTGCTATTTTTTCTATGATTTTGCCACTTTTTTCACACAGGATGCATATGTTTGCCCCCTTTATGGAATACATTTTGAGCGTTACAGTGAATATAAAGGAATCCTGTAAAATACCGCCACAAAATGTACGTCTTTTCACTCTTCACACCTGCGTTTCTGTTCACAAAATGTCTGATGCGTTGCTTGACGTGCTTGCTACGAATGATTGCAACTACAATTTGTCGAAAACCGTTGAGCTGACCAAGTTGAAACTGCTATAATACAGCTACAATAATTCTAATTTGACAGCTGGCACTGCGTTGCACGGTGTTTTTGATGCGATTTTGAACAGCTGTCGACCAGTATGCTTCCTTTCAAGTGAATTGgattattctatttttttttaataattcacaACTCTTTagaaacagaacaaacagCACGACAGGTGCTAAATGTAAATGGTCAATATTGCAATTTTAGTTCCCCATTTCTTTGCCAATCATACCCGTGTTCTGTATTATGCAAGCAAGTTTCGGTGAGCCTATTTCTAGCAAGCAAAAGGCTAGAATGATTTGACAACCAAAACAACCAACAGCTTGTTGCGCCACGTTCAAGCtagaaatgttttgatttattatttggAGAAGTGCGTATTGATAAGAGTTATCATGAGCGAAAGAAAGAAGGTGCAAAATGCGTGTGTTATCGTACTGGGAGATATTGGCCGCAGTCCACGGATGCAGTATCATGTGAAGAGCCTTTCGGAGAACGATTTCTCTGTAGATTTTATCGGTTATGTGCATTCGTCGCCGTTGGAAGAAATAAGAACAAGCCCAAATGTCCGTATACACAAGCTGAACCCATTCCCAGAGCTTGAACTGCCGAACGTTCTTAAATACCTCTTTAAGACGGTATGGCAAGCGCTAAGTTTACTGATCACCCTCATCAGTATACCGAAACCGAAGTTTATACTATGCCAAAATCCACCGGCCATTCCTGCTGTGATTGTGGCGTATCTTTATTGCCTGTTTACCCGCTCCAAACTCATAATTGATTGGCACAATTATACGTACTCGATTTTGGCCCTTGAATCATCTCAAGAATCGCCAATCGTCCGCATTGCCAAGCAGATAGAACGATTTTTCGGGGCCAGGGCAACGGATAGCTTTTGTGTAACGAAAGCAATGAAAGACGATCTTTATGCCCGTTGGAATGTTAGGTAATCAATCCTTTATTTGTGGTTTTTCATCTTAATTCTCGTCATCTTAATCATCTCGTCATCTCTCCACAGAGCAACAGTCTTGTATGATCGCCCTCCACAACAATTCCAGAGCATCTCCGTCCAGgaaaagcataatttttttGTACGTCTTGCTGAAAGTATAAGCGCATTTCGCACGGAACCTGAACCAGCGGCAAATGAAGAAATTGCAGAATGCACAGCGTTCACTATCAAGTATCGTAATGGAGACGTTAAGCTGCGCGATTCGAGACCTGGCTTATTAGTATCCAGCACTAGCTGGACGCCGGACGAAGACTTTAGTATGCTAATCAGTGCGCTGGATCAGTATGAGCGGGATGCGCTAGAACAACCGTCACACTATCCAGACATTGTGTGTATAATTACCGGCAAAGGGCCGCTGAAGGAAAACTAtcgaaaaattgtaaattcaAAGTCATGGAAAAAGGTTAAGCTGGAGATGCCATGGTTGGAAAATGAGGATTACCCCAAATTGTTGGCCTGCAGCGATCTGGGCGTATGTCTACACTACAGCTCAAGCGGACTCGATTTACCGATGAAGGTGGTGGACATGTTTGGTTGTGGATTGCCAGTTTGTGCCGTACATTTCGACTGGTATGTAGAATGGCGAGCCATCTAATCGGCTCGTGtataccaaataaaaaaaaaaatccttgttttttccttttacagCATCGATGAGTTAGTAAAGCATGGAGAAAATGGATTCGTTTTCCAACACCATCAGGAACTGGCCGAGCAAATAGGCCACTGGTTCTACGACTTCCCCAGTAACATTGCCTTGGCGAACATGAAGCAGGACATGCAGAAAcacttgaaaatttttcaggCACTCCGATGGACGGAAAACTGGAAGCACGTCGCACTGCCAGTgttcaaaaactaaaaacttaAATGGAAATTTCTTGTTGCTTATTGAGGAATGGTAGCTGTAAGTAGGTAGAAGATTTAGTTTTGTAAAACGCTAAATAAAGAActgattaaataaatatttgaaatcgTCAGAATGCAAAATCGtcaaaattgttgttttgcttctgtaTTTTCTGCGCGTGTTGGCAACAATGCAACTCTGGTACACACCATCTGGCCGCACTGCTTCGAATGTCAAAATATGGACCGCGTGAAATACTTTTCGCACGTTATTCATTGAATGATTCTGTGGTGTGAAGATGGCAAAAGTAATTATTAAATCAACCGCTGAGAAAGGTCGTGGCCTGTACGCCACTGAACTTATCCCTGCCGGAACGACCATATTTGAAGAGAAGCCTCTCGTATCGTGCCAATACTCGTGGAACGCTGCGTACGGTTATTTAGCGTGTGAGTACTGTCTCCGTCCACTGGAAACGGCCGAACGAAACGTACAGCGGCTGACAAATGATCCGAATGTAATGTTACCACGGGCAGAATGTTGTCCAGTGGAGGCAAATCTCGTCAATCATACCAAGTGCTCCCAGTGTGGAGTTTTGTACTGCAGCAACGAATGTCTCGGCGAGGCTCAAACTCGATACCATGCGGCAATTTGCTTGGGAGCTGAGGTGCACAACGAACAGCATCCGGTAAATGTTTTGGTGGACTTTTGGAAGTAAGTTGACGGAAGTGTACGCGCTTCTTGgtacatttaattaaaatttgtctTGTACTTTTACAACCTCCTCTTTGCAGGAAGATGCACTATCCACCGGAAACGTGTGGCATCATGTTGTTCGTGAAGATTGTTGGGCTATTTCGGCAGACCGAAGATCTACAAGCACTTCAAGCGCAGCTGCAAGATTTCGTGCACAAATCGGTGAACGAAGATCTTCTCATATTTCATAAAATGCTTGGCGAAAAGTTTACAATGCAAATCGATCAGTTATATCAACTGTTTCGCAACGCTTTCAACCTAGATGCGGATGAACGGCTTAGCTGCTGGCTAACTCGCGATGGTTTCAAAAGCCTTATTGCGCTGGTGGGAACGAACGGGCAAGGTATAGGTACAAGCTCATTCGGCGATTGGGTAAAGAACGTTGGGATCTGCCAGATGGATGATAAAGAGCGTCAGGCAGTAGATGAACTGATCGATGATTTATACAGCAAAATGGATGACGTCGTCGGTACGTTCCTCAACAATGAAGGTTCAGCACTGTACACTATGCAGAGCAAAATTAATCACAGCTGTGCACCGAACGCCGAAACTGTGTTTCCCAACTCAAACCACATACTGGCGTTGAGGGCGACGAAAGATATACAGCCCGGAGAAGAAATTTGCATTTCCTACCTTGACGAGTGTAACGCCCAGCGTTCCCGACATACCCGGCAGAAGGTTCTGAAAGAGTATTATATTTTCGTCTGCCAGTGCGAAAAATGCGAAAGTCAAATCACTGATCCGGACGAAACATCCGAGGACGAGGAAGATGACGAGGATGATATGGATGATTCTGACTAATGTTCACGGAGAGTTTTATGTTAATGGAACACAATATATTGGCGAcaaggaaaggaaacaaatggataaattttgtatatCACTACGCACTAAGGACGCTATTAGGCGCCTTCGGAAGCAACGACCGGTGCCAAATGTATCAGCTGGTTACTGTTTTCCGCCAGCTCCGTAATAGAGATGCGTCCTCGCTGCTTAATGAACTTGGCCACTGATTTGAGTTCCTCTTCCGACACGTAAATGAATTTGCCTCGATCGTCTATCACGCCAGTAATTCTTTCCTCCTTTTGCAGCTCACCAATTCGATCGATAACTGCTTGCACCTTCATCTTGAACTGCACTGCCAAATCTTCCAGCACGACGACCTTGTTATCCTGTCAAAGAATCACGAACAAGATGGATAATCAAGATTTCCACAGGCAATGCAATTTTATAGATTTCCCCGTAAGACAGGTATATGGCCCCGTACCTGAATGAACTTGATAAACTCTTGCAAACTATTATCCTGCCCATCCGCGTCCTCTTCTTCGTAACCTTCCTCTTCGACGCTGAACGCTTGTTTCATCAGCAGATACTCCTCATGTTCTTTGCGCTCTTTCTCTTCCCGGGCGATTCGTTCCGCCTCTTCCCGATTCTTTTCGGCCTGTTCCTCCTTTTCTGCCTGTTTCCGGCGTTCTTCCTCCAACAGAGCGTCTCGCTTTTTTTGCTCCTCGCGGTGCCTTAGCTCGTGCTCGCGCTCCGTCTTCTTTTGGGCCTTCGCTTCCAGCTTGGCCCGCTTTTTAGCGCCCATCTTTTCACCGGCGTAGTCATGCTGCGCCTGCGGTATGGTATCTTCCTCTTCCGAATCGGCTACGGGTTCAGCTAGCTGGGCAACACGGGCTCGATTCCTTTGGTTTCGCACCACCTGTGCGCGACGTGGAACATTCTCCTCGGCCTGtactggtggtgctggtgcagCACCAGACCCTAGAAGGAAAAGGATGGACGTATGGAT
This genomic window from Anopheles maculipalpis chromosome 2RL, idAnoMacuDA_375_x, whole genome shotgun sequence contains:
- the LOC126558259 gene encoding histone-lysine N-trimethyltransferase SMYD5; protein product: MAKVIIKSTAEKGRGLYATELIPAGTTIFEEKPLVSCQYSWNAAYGYLACEYCLRPLETAERNVQRLTNDPNVMLPRAECCPVEANLVNHTKCSQCGVLYCSNECLGEAQTRYHAAICLGAEVHNEQHPVNVLVDFWKKMHYPPETCGIMLFVKIVGLFRQTEDLQALQAQLQDFVHKSVNEDLLIFHKMLGEKFTMQIDQLYQLFRNAFNLDADERLSCWLTRDGFKSLIALVGTNGQGIGTSSFGDWVKNVGICQMDDKERQAVDELIDDLYSKMDDVVGTFLNNEGSALYTMQSKINHSCAPNAETVFPNSNHILALRATKDIQPGEEICISYLDECNAQRSRHTRQKVLKEYYIFVCQCEKCESQITDPDETSEDEEDDEDDMDDSD
- the LOC126558022 gene encoding chitobiosyldiphosphodolichol beta-mannosyltransferase produces the protein MSERKKVQNACVIVLGDIGRSPRMQYHVKSLSENDFSVDFIGYVHSSPLEEIRTSPNVRIHKLNPFPELELPNVLKYLFKTVWQALSLLITLISIPKPKFILCQNPPAIPAVIVAYLYCLFTRSKLIIDWHNYTYSILALESSQESPIVRIAKQIERFFGARATDSFCVTKAMKDDLYARWNVRATVLYDRPPQQFQSISVQEKHNFFVRLAESISAFRTEPEPAANEEIAECTAFTIKYRNGDVKLRDSRPGLLVSSTSWTPDEDFSMLISALDQYERDALEQPSHYPDIVCIITGKGPLKENYRKIVNSKSWKKVKLEMPWLENEDYPKLLACSDLGVCLHYSSSGLDLPMKVVDMFGCGLPVCAVHFDCIDELVKHGENGFVFQHHQELAEQIGHWFYDFPSNIALANMKQDMQKHLKIFQALRWTENWKHVALPVFKN
- the LOC126559857 gene encoding DDRGK domain-containing protein 1 encodes the protein MDLILLAGIATALLVVLVTLLFLNKSKTKSDGSGAAPAPPVQAEENVPRRAQVVRNQRNRARVAQLAEPVADSEEEDTIPQAQHDYAGEKMGAKKRAKLEAKAQKKTEREHELRHREEQKKRDALLEEERRKQAEKEEQAEKNREEAERIAREEKERKEHEEYLLMKQAFSVEEEGYEEEDADGQDNSLQEFIKFIQDNKVVVLEDLAVQFKMKVQAVIDRIGELQKEERITGVIDDRGKFIYVSEEELKSVAKFIKQRGRISITELAENSNQLIHLAPVVASEGA